Proteins encoded by one window of Planctomycetota bacterium:
- a CDS encoding Nif3-like dinuclear metal center hexameric protein has protein sequence MATVADILAAVDRLTPFRLAEAWDNVGLLLGDAAWPVRRVLVSLDVTEAVCEEAERLEADCLLAHHPFMFKDVGRVTAETWPGRLALRLAAGRRAVIAAHTNLDAAQGGLCDLLAERAGLTDIEPLRAEPGPARYKVVVFAPEGDLEAVRRAAFDAGAGRIGAYTECSFAAEGEGTFFAGEGTSPAVGPASAEATAGRARGDRSAVPEHRLEVLAAESRMGAVVAAIGRAHSYETPAIDVYPLKDLPGEAGLGRVGRLKKPKTAGQLADDIKRALGLSGVQVAGEQSTRVERVAVCSGSGSGLVEAVRAAGCQAYLAGELKYHEAQTLAAEGIAVILGGHYETERVPLEDWTPRLAEVVDVEVRLSESERGALRSK, from the coding sequence ATGGCGACCGTTGCGGACATTCTGGCGGCGGTGGACCGCTTGACCCCGTTTCGGCTGGCCGAGGCGTGGGACAACGTCGGCCTTCTGTTGGGCGACGCGGCGTGGCCGGTGCGGCGAGTGCTCGTCAGCCTCGACGTCACGGAAGCGGTCTGCGAGGAAGCGGAGCGGCTCGAGGCCGATTGTCTCCTCGCTCATCACCCGTTCATGTTCAAGGACGTCGGCCGCGTGACGGCCGAGACGTGGCCGGGGCGCCTGGCGCTTCGTCTGGCGGCGGGTCGGCGGGCGGTCATCGCCGCCCATACGAACCTGGACGCGGCCCAAGGGGGCCTCTGCGACCTCCTGGCCGAACGTGCGGGCCTCACGGACATCGAGCCGCTGCGCGCTGAGCCTGGGCCTGCGCGATACAAGGTCGTCGTCTTCGCGCCGGAGGGCGACCTGGAAGCGGTCCGCCGGGCGGCGTTCGACGCCGGGGCAGGGCGGATCGGGGCGTACACCGAATGCAGTTTCGCGGCCGAGGGGGAGGGGACCTTCTTCGCGGGCGAAGGAACCAGCCCGGCCGTCGGCCCCGCCTCCGCCGAGGCTACGGCGGGCAGGGCACGGGGTGATCGCAGCGCCGTCCCGGAACACCGCTTGGAGGTCCTCGCGGCGGAAAGCCGCATGGGGGCGGTCGTGGCGGCCATCGGGCGAGCCCATTCCTACGAGACCCCGGCCATCGACGTGTATCCCCTGAAGGATCTGCCGGGCGAGGCGGGCCTGGGCCGCGTGGGCCGGCTAAAGAAACCGAAGACGGCCGGCCAATTGGCCGATGATATCAAAAGAGCGCTCGGCCTCTCGGGCGTTCAAGTCGCCGGCGAGCAGTCCACGCGCGTCGAGCGCGTGGCGGTCTGCTCCGGGAGCGGGAGCGGACTGGTCGAGGCGGTCCGCGCGGCTGGGTGTCAGGCGTACCTGGCGGGGGAACTCAAGTACCACGAGGCTCAGACGCTTGCGGCCGAGGGAATTGCGGTTATCCTGGGCGGGCACTACGAGACGGAGCGCGTGCCGCTCGAAGACTGGACGCCGCGGCTGGCCGAGGTGGTGGACGTGGAGGTGCGGTTGTCGGAGTCGGAGCGCGGAGCGCTCCGCTCGAAATAA
- a CDS encoding sugar phosphate isomerase/epimerase, producing MRLGLCTSCFPDESLPDVLKWAGSAGFDAVEIPCPPFSRGKTWHRGGALDLGALDGPGRDALGAALEASGVEAAALAWYGNVLDPDAERARAALEHLGRVVETAATLGVPVVCLAVGRPGAPGSAGLGDSIAEFARRVGPLAEQAEASGVRLAIENDPMCGLLFEDMPGNAAFCPELWEKLFTHLRSDAVGLALDPSHLVWLGVDPIAAATDYAEKIFHFQAKDTEVFDARRQDCSVLRPAGGWWRYRLPGLGEIDWRRMLDRLQEVGYGGAVVVEHADPVWQGSAERVKAGLVLARRHLAQFLP from the coding sequence GTGCGACTCGGCCTATGCACGTCCTGTTTCCCGGATGAGAGTCTGCCCGACGTGCTCAAGTGGGCGGGCTCGGCCGGGTTCGATGCGGTTGAGATTCCCTGTCCTCCTTTTTCCCGAGGCAAGACCTGGCACCGGGGCGGCGCCCTGGACTTGGGCGCGCTGGACGGCCCGGGGCGCGATGCGCTCGGGGCGGCGCTCGAGGCGTCGGGCGTCGAGGCGGCGGCGCTCGCGTGGTACGGCAACGTGCTCGATCCGGACGCCGAGCGGGCGCGGGCGGCGCTCGAGCACCTCGGGCGCGTAGTAGAGACGGCGGCGACGCTGGGCGTCCCCGTCGTGTGCCTGGCGGTGGGGCGTCCCGGCGCGCCGGGATCGGCGGGGCTGGGCGACTCGATTGCGGAGTTTGCGCGGCGCGTCGGGCCGCTCGCCGAGCAGGCCGAAGCCTCGGGCGTCCGCCTGGCAATCGAGAACGACCCGATGTGCGGCCTCTTGTTTGAAGACATGCCGGGCAACGCAGCGTTCTGCCCGGAACTGTGGGAGAAACTGTTCACGCACCTTCGCAGCGACGCTGTGGGCCTCGCGCTCGACCCGTCGCACCTCGTGTGGCTGGGGGTGGACCCGATCGCGGCCGCGACCGACTACGCCGAGAAGATCTTCCATTTCCAGGCGAAGGATACGGAGGTATTCGACGCGCGCCGGCAGGATTGTTCGGTCCTGAGGCCCGCCGGCGGATGGTGGCGGTATCGGCTGCCGGGCCTCGGAGAGATCGACTGGCGGCGAATGCTGGACCGGCTCCAGGAAGTGGGGTACGGCGGGGCGGTGGTCGTCGAGCACGCCGACCCGGTCTGGCAGGGGAGCGCGGAGCGCGTGAAGGCGGGCCTGGTGCTGGCGCGCCGGCACCTCGCGCAGTTTTTGCCGTAG